A window of Bacillaceae bacterium S4-13-56 contains these coding sequences:
- a CDS encoding purine-nucleoside phosphorylase encodes MDKNNQSEASHFIAQKINGKNPVIGLILGSGLGVLADEIDDAVTISYDEIPNFPKSTVEGHKGQLVVGILEGKTVMAMQGRFHFYEGYSMQQVTFPVRVMKELGINHLLVTNAAGGINESFQPGDLMIITDHINMMGTNPLIGKNDRAMGPRFPDMSQAYNRNLIQHAEKVAQDLSLKVQKGVYVGNTGPVYETGAEIKMLRILGGDAVGMSTVPEVIVANHAGMSVLGISCISNMAAGILDQPLTHDEVIDTTQKVKKDFLSFVKEIVASFPQ; translated from the coding sequence GTGGACAAAAATAATCAATCAGAGGCATCGCATTTTATTGCTCAAAAGATCAATGGAAAGAATCCTGTAATTGGCCTTATTTTAGGATCTGGATTAGGGGTTCTTGCTGATGAAATCGATGATGCTGTGACTATATCCTATGATGAAATTCCTAACTTTCCAAAATCTACGGTTGAAGGGCATAAAGGGCAGTTAGTTGTTGGTATTCTTGAAGGCAAAACAGTTATGGCTATGCAGGGAAGATTTCATTTTTATGAAGGTTATTCCATGCAACAAGTGACTTTTCCAGTACGAGTAATGAAAGAACTTGGGATTAACCATTTGCTTGTAACGAATGCCGCTGGAGGAATTAATGAGAGCTTTCAGCCAGGGGACCTAATGATAATTACCGACCATATAAACATGATGGGTACAAACCCTTTAATTGGCAAGAATGATCGTGCGATGGGTCCCCGTTTCCCTGATATGTCCCAAGCGTATAATCGAAATCTAATACAACATGCAGAAAAAGTAGCTCAAGACTTATCGTTAAAGGTGCAGAAAGGCGTTTATGTAGGTAATACGGGTCCAGTTTATGAAACAGGAGCTGAAATTAAAATGTTACGTATATTAGGTGGAGATGCCGTTGGGATGTCTACTGTTCCAGAGGTAATTGTAGCGAATCATGCAGGCATGTCCGTGTTAGGTATTTCATGTATATCCAATATGGCTGCAGGAATTTTAGACCAACCCTTAACGCATGATGAAGTTATCGATACGACTCAGAAAGTAAAAAAAGATTTTCTTTCTTTTGTCAAAGAAATTGTTGCTTCATTTCCACAATAA